One Myxococcales bacterium genomic window, GCGGAGACGTTCGCCGTCTGGATGACGCCCGGCAAAGACTACCGAACCGAATACGCGAAGTGGCCCGGCGCCCTTCGCAAGCTCGAGTATTGCGAGCGCGTGATGAAGGAGCTCCTCGAGCGGGAGCCCGTCACGACGTCGACGGAGCTCGACGACGACGTCGCGAGCCTCACCATGTCGCTGGAGCAGTTCTACGGAGCGACGCCGCCGCGGGATGGCGCCAGCCACGACGGCGCGAAGGTCGTCGAGCTCGACGCCATGCTCCGCACCGTCTTCGCCGACGCGGGCCCCGGCAACGTGAGGCTCGCTGCGTCGGATCTGATCCGCAAGGCAGAGCGCGACTTGCCGGGAAGCGTCTTCCAGTGGACCGGGCACTTGCCGGAGCGCACCAAGAATCTCATGGACGATCTGGCCAGCCGCGCCGACACGCTCGAGCTGACGTACGACATCGAGGAAGAAATTCGTCTGGCCATCGCCCTCACGAGCTTGGTGACGACGCTCGCGATGAACTGGGTGCAGAGCGGAAGATACGTTCTGTGATGCGGGGAGTTGCACTCCCCCTCAGCCGCGCTTCGCGACGGCTGAGCCTCCCCCTGCCGCACCGCGCCTCCGGCGGGTGCTCCGCGGCGGTGGGCTAGCCACCGCGCGGATTTCGACTGACGCGTTTGAGCGAGCCTGGCTGCGACGGGTCACGTGCGTTCGAAGTCACCACCGCTCCCCCACTAAAACGGTCGTCTTGAGCGGGCCATGGCGAGGCGGGCGATGACGTTCACCAGATCGGTGTAGCCGATGCCCGCGGCGCGTGCGGCGACGGAGAACTCGCTGGCCTTCTCGAGGTAGCAGCTCGCGTTGACCTCGATGACGTACACCTCGCCGGTCTCGTCGAGGCGGAGGTCAATGCGACCGTAGTCGCGAACGCGCAGTGCGCGGTAGGCCGCCAGCGACACGTCTTCGAGGCGGCGGCGAAGCTCGAGAGGAATCTCCGCGAGCTTGGAGCGCGTGCCCTTGTACTCCTTGCTCGTCTTGACCCACTTCGCGCGGCGGCCAAGGATCGCGGGCATTCCCTCCGGCAGCCCCGAGAAGTCGACCTCGATGGGCGGAAACGCGAGCGGCTTCCGGTTACCGATGACCCCCACGTGAAACTCGCGCCCCTCGACGTACTCTTCGACGAGCGCCGCGTCTTTCACCTTCTCGTGAATCGCCACGACGCGCTTCATGAGCTGCGTGGTGCTTCGCACCAGCGACGACGAGTCGATGCCGATGGAGGCATCCATCCTGAGGGGCTTGACGATGAGCGGCATCTGGAGCCGGCCCGCATCAGGGTACGCATCGCGACGGAAGACCGCGTAGTTGGGGAACGGCACGCCGTGATACGCGAGCAGCTCTTTCGTGAGGGCCTTGTCTTGCCGAAGGAACAGCTCGCCGGGGCCGCCGCCGGTATGGCGAAGGCCGAGGAGCTGGAGCGTGCCGGCCACGGAGACGTCACCCAGGACGTTGCGGCCGAACATCTCTACGAGATTGAAGACAAGCTGCGGCTTCTGCGCTCTTAGCTCGTCAATGAAGCGGTCGACGTCGCCGTGAACGCCGAGAATGGCCACGCGGTGTCCGCGCTCGCGCAAGGCGGCGGCGACTTGGTCGACGACGTCGTCGTATTGAAGGCTCCCCTCCTTGTCGACGTACGTGAGAACCGAGATGCGAAGACGCGTGGGGAGCTTGGCGCGGCGTGCGCTCATGCGGGCCGTTCACCTATAGCGCGCTTCGCGTGACGGCTGCGCGAACTTTCCCATCGACGCGCCTCCCATGACGCGTGGGTGCGTTCGCCGTCCGCCGCTGAAGGCGATGGCGCCCTACTCGTGCACGATGACGCGCGTACCCGGGTTGGCTTGGGTCCCGCGCACGCCATGCCACCCTTCCGGCAGCCGCGGGCCGACCCAAGCGAAGAGGTTCTTTGCGTCGAAGGGCGTCAGGTTTACGCAACCGTGGCTCCGCTCCTTGCCGAACGACGAGTGCCAAAAGGCACCGTGCAACGCCAGCGAACCTTCGAAGTACATGACCCAGGGAACGTCTTCGATGCGGTACGTGCCATCGCTCGCGCCGTCGTCGTCCATGGTCGTCGAGATGTGCTTCTCGCGAATGCGGAAGTTGCCCGTCTTGGTCTTGTAGTTCTTAGCCGGGTCGTCCTTGTTGCTTCGGCCGCTCGAGATCAAGGTCGCGTAGGTGGGCTTGTCGCCTTCGAAGGCGACGAGCGTCTCAGACGTGATGTTCACGTCGATCCACTTTTCGCCGGGGCCGAGGTCCTTCGGTGCGGGCCCAGGGTTCGTACGCGTCCCGTCGACGGCGCGCATGTACCAGCCCTCCGTCGTCTCCCAATACGCTTCGTCGTCGACGACCTTCTTCTGCCCCGTCAGGCCCACGATGGTGAAGCGCTCGATTTTATCGCCGCGGCGCGCCCGCTTGTCGTCGGTGAACGTGAACTTCTTCGCGTGCAGCCCGAGCACGAAGCCGATGGGCAGCTTGCGCGACTCGCCGGGCGCGCCGATGCGGACGCCCTCGAACTCGGTCACCGACTTGTGCACGAGGATGTGATCGGCCGGCGCGAAGCTGCCGCGCGTCGTGCGCCAGAACTTCCCGGCATAAGCCGACGTCTTGGTGTCGAGCGCGAGGTAGAAGCCGCGGACCATGCGCTGCTCGATGAGGCCAACCTCACCCTTCAGCTCGTCGAACGACACGGTGGGCTTCTGGCCGCCGTGCGTCTTCAGGTACCACGGTGTTTCGCCGTCGCCGCCGAGCTCGGCGCGCGCCTCGGCTTTGATGTCGTCGGCGCTCTTGGCCTTTCCGACGGCGAGCCCCTTCTCGAACTGGTTGCGCTCCTTGCGGTAGGGCGTTCGCCGGTAGAGCGGCGTGCCGTTCGTGAGGTTCATGCCGTATTCGTACGGCAGCGGCCGGTCCATGTAGGGAGCGTGCGGCGCCTTCGCGAGCTCTTTGTGCGAGAGGTCGGCGGTCGCGTATTTGCCGCAGACGAAGCCCCCCTCAACGAGCTCCCACCAGCCCTCGGGGCAGTTGGCCTTCTTGGTCGGCTCCGCGCTCTTGACGGCGACGAGCTGACCTCTTCGCAGGTACCCGAGGCGAATCACACCGAGGCGCTCGTCGCTGGCCTTCGACGGATCTTTCGCCGGCCACTCGGGAGCGCTGAGGATAGGCGTGGGGACCGACAGGGCCGCCACTTTGGGAGCGTTGGGCGGCGGCGGCGGCGAAACCGTGGCGCCAGGGCCCGCGACCACGGCGACGGGCGCCGAGGTGACGCTCGCGTCGGCGGCCGAGGTGCCGGCGCCGGCGCCGGACCCCGGCTTCTTGCACGCGGCGATCGCCGACGCACCCACGACGAGCGCGAGACCAAGCGTGGCGCGGTGCAAGAGCATCGTCCTTCGCGGCTACGACAGGATCGGCGCGAGCGCAAGTTTCGAGGGCTTTTCCGCCTCAGAGGGGGGCCGGGCGGGGTACCGGGTCGCCGATGTAGCTGCCCCCAAGAAGGTCGCCGCCGCAGGCGACGACGGTGTCGAAAATTGCCTTCGAATCCACCCCATCGCAGACGACCTGCACCGAGAGGTCGCGACGGCACATCTCCAAGAGCGCCCGGAGGACCTTGCGGCGCCGCTCCGACTCCGTGGCCCCGCGAACGAGCGCCGCCTCGACCCGAACGAAGCTCGGCGAGAGGCCGTCGTAGGACGGGTCGTTGACGTGGGTCAGGTCTTCGAGCGCCAAGCGGTAACCCTGCGCGCGAAGGGCGGCGACGCGAGACACCAAGTCGCGGTCGCGGAGGGCCTCCGGGTCCTTGAGCTCGAGGACGATCCGTGGCGCGAGCGGCGCGAGCGGTCCAAGGGGATCGGTGAGGACGGGATCGAAGAGCGCGGCCGATGGCAGCGGGATGAGCACACTGGTGCTGGCATCGAGGGTACGTACGCGCGCCGCGACGACATCGATGATGAGGCGCGTGATCGCGCTCGTCTCGCCGAGCTGCGTGGCGAGGT contains:
- a CDS encoding putative zinc-binding metallopeptidase; translation: MATALDSPLLEVPEQKRKIPIRDLGLTIAGTNLEPILTEFERELVQVGIQKIKPRFYLSTEWGVPYDTLAIAIPFYLARPDLTQLQAEQACHVEGGNGAKDILRYLRHEMGHVINYAHRLHETKEWVERFGSMDRPYLEEYHPRPFSREYVHHLPGWYAQKHPDEDWAETFAVWMTPGKDYRTEYAKWPGALRKLEYCERVMKELLEREPVTTSTELDDDVASLTMSLEQFYGATPPRDGASHDGAKVVELDAMLRTVFADAGPGNVRLAASDLIRKAERDLPGSVFQWTGHLPERTKNLMDDLASRADTLELTYDIEEEIRLAIALTSLVTTLAMNWVQSGRYVL
- a CDS encoding ATP-grasp domain-containing protein, which gives rise to MSARRAKLPTRLRISVLTYVDKEGSLQYDDVVDQVAAALRERGHRVAILGVHGDVDRFIDELRAQKPQLVFNLVEMFGRNVLGDVSVAGTLQLLGLRHTGGGPGELFLRQDKALTKELLAYHGVPFPNYAVFRRDAYPDAGRLQMPLIVKPLRMDASIGIDSSSLVRSTTQLMKRVVAIHEKVKDAALVEEYVEGREFHVGVIGNRKPLAFPPIEVDFSGLPEGMPAILGRRAKWVKTSKEYKGTRSKLAEIPLELRRRLEDVSLAAYRALRVRDYGRIDLRLDETGEVYVIEVNASCYLEKASEFSVAARAAGIGYTDLVNVIARLAMARSRRPF
- a CDS encoding L,D-transpeptidase, encoding MLLHRATLGLALVVGASAIAACKKPGSGAGAGTSAADASVTSAPVAVVAGPGATVSPPPPPNAPKVAALSVPTPILSAPEWPAKDPSKASDERLGVIRLGYLRRGQLVAVKSAEPTKKANCPEGWWELVEGGFVCGKYATADLSHKELAKAPHAPYMDRPLPYEYGMNLTNGTPLYRRTPYRKERNQFEKGLAVGKAKSADDIKAEARAELGGDGETPWYLKTHGGQKPTVSFDELKGEVGLIEQRMVRGFYLALDTKTSAYAGKFWRTTRGSFAPADHILVHKSVTEFEGVRIGAPGESRKLPIGFVLGLHAKKFTFTDDKRARRGDKIERFTIVGLTGQKKVVDDEAYWETTEGWYMRAVDGTRTNPGPAPKDLGPGEKWIDVNITSETLVAFEGDKPTYATLISSGRSNKDDPAKNYKTKTGNFRIREKHISTTMDDDGASDGTYRIEDVPWVMYFEGSLALHGAFWHSSFGKERSHGCVNLTPFDAKNLFAWVGPRLPEGWHGVRGTQANPGTRVIVHE
- a CDS encoding response regulator; protein product: MDAVANVLLVDDEPAVLRGYQRLLVSSGLRVECATSANGALKLLADGHVFDAILSDVNLPGLSGLEFISALRAHDPVVPVVLITGNPQLEGAALARERGAYGYLGKPVSAETLVRTVLRAVGARGTGSRAMRAVVDGAELRRSLRVSFAPIACASDRARVRFESANLTLARPGFSTTKAVIDLATQLGETSAITRLIIDVVAARVRTLDASTSVLIPLPSAALFDPVLTDPLGPLAPLAPRIVLELKDPEALRDRDLVSRVAALRAQGYRLALEDLTHVNDPSYDGLSPSFVRVEAALVRGATESERRRKVLRALLEMCRRDLSVQVVCDGVDSKAIFDTVVACGGDLLGGSYIGDPVPRPAPL